ACCTGTGTCCCACCAGAGCGATTTGTTTTTGTCCTGATTTTTCCTTGTTCATCCAAGTAGAATTCATCGTTGTGTTCACTCCCGGTTAAAAAGGTACCTGCCAGGTATTTGTGAACAGTAAGATCTTACTGAAAATATAGTgggaggaaaaagaaaaaccatgaCAATAAGATTTCTAGCAATCATTCTCTAGTCACCACTTCCAAGTTAAGAACTTTATAGGCAACCACCCAAAAGTATCATAAGTTTGTGAATCTTAACCTGCAAATCCACttccaaattcaaaaccctTTGTTGCAGGTAATGACAAAACAGCTTTAGCAAATTCAGCTTCAAGTTTGTCAAAGACTGGTGAACCAAGCCCCTGAGATACAACTGCATTGTCAATACTCCataacacagagagagagagagagagagagagagagagagagagagagagattttacCGGTGGGCAGTTCCTAACGATGCACGTGACAACACCACCAATGGATTCCCCTTTCACCCTAACAGCATCAATGGCAGCAATCATCTTCTCTGCATATTCAGCGTCTGGGCACCTAACAATGTTACTCTCTACCTgacaatatttaaataaaaataatagtacAGTTAATGAGAATGTAGAATGGCTAAAAACGGAGCATCATAAGGGCACCACTGATTAAGtcaattttttatgaataataaaagtTAAATTCTGTGTCAAAAAGTACTTCAATAATCCATATGATTGAGAACATGGAATGTGTAAAATCGAAAAAGAGTAAGCCACACCAATTTACATCTAAGATTCTCCAAGAACTTGAAACCTCATGTAACAACTCCATTGAATTATTGGGTTTTCATACTGTTCCATCAGGTACTAAGGGGAATGTAGAGCTTTGTATAGCCAGCTACAGGTCAGAAACCAATTAGGAAAAACATATTTATGAAGAGGGTAATTTTCGTTTCACATTTGGGCGTGGGTACTATGGTAGCCAATAATAACTCATGAAATGTTACTGGATGTGACAACCACAGATAAATCATATAATTGGAGAGTAAGAACAGTATCATTGTCTCAGAGATTATGCTACAAAATTAGGTACTCAAGAGTCCTAAATCATTCAGATATTTAGTCTGCATATTGAATGTTGTTCCTTGTAGCTGACATGCATTGTGCAGAGCTTAttatacaaaaatttaaattaatatccatAATCCCACCTGATCAAGTGCCAGTGTATAATGATTAACGGACTCCTCTGGAAGCACAACCTTGTGAACTTGTGAAACATAAGCAAGAACCTGTAGATGTTACAAACATAAGGGAAaaggtttagaaattatgaaaagaaaaagaaaaagaaataagtgCAGATAAGTTTATATGATTATGAATGGCAAGATTGGCCAGAGAAGTTCTGAAACTTTTTCAATTAACATAAAGGACAACAGATATTAATAGCTCCAAATTCCAATTACTTATTCACTATGATTTGAGGACACAGATATGAATGTCATGTACTGTCACAGACATGGTGTGTCCGGCAAGTCCACTTCCAAAAATCTAGACATGTGGACATGCCAATACatgtgtattttatttatttatttagaaaTATCATCTATTCTTGATATTCTTGAGCATATCTTTACTTGTAAAAGAAGCATATTGCCACACAAAgttatgaaaataataatcGCGATTCATTttctaggaaaaaaaaaattcctaagATCTTGATTTATAGgcaaatgaatatatatattttcctaGGCGTCCAAAGACGTGTTCAACATGGGTGGATACTAGTCTTGTGTCCTTAGATGTCAAAGAGagcaaaattttatgaaagaCGCATCCTCAAATCATAAGTTTCTCAGTAGCAAGTAATAGTAAGATAACACTACCtctcaattttgaatttaataGTCAAATTAAAACTTCTCTTAGCCTGATACATTCACAATTCTTCAAGGTAAATCAACTTCAATAAATAAGCAGCAACACAATGATTAAACGAACTAGAGTCTCAGGCATTATCATGTAACTATTCACAGATACACAGGTAGTGAAATATACAGATATAAAATCAAGAACCCAACAAGGGGGAAAGTTATGTGCATTAGCAAATGTGTCTGCATCAtgttaaagaaacaaaatcccGGGGAGAAAGTTTCTCCACCTCACATCAAAACACTCACGCACACACCTACAAACAGAAGTACACACACACCTCAGTTCCTGAAAAGGCCTTAAGGATTTTCTTGGCAACTGCTCCTGCAGCAACTCTTCCTATTGTTTCTCTAGCTGAAGATCTACCACCACCCTTCATTAACAAAATAGGTTAAGATCTACATATCTGCAATTCCAAACAAGTAATCATGAACTGTTAATTATTAAGCTTAAAGATGGTACCTGCACTGATCTGACACCATACTTCAGGTCATAAGTTCGATCTGCATGTGAAGGCCTATAAGCTATTGACATTTCGTCATAATCCTAAAAACCACCAACATAATTATTGGAAACTTTCTATGCACGATAAACAATATCTTCAGTATAACAATGCTCCACTGAACAAGTGATTGACTTGTAAAAAGCATAAATgtgatcgtcaatttaaattcTCCTATAAATGACGAATCAGtaaaaatcataaacaaagaaaaaaaacacattgcAAAGAAATATCAGTTTTTTAACACTTCCATTTTCTTTACTCTTCATATATTCCCTCTAGCACTAGATACTTACACGTCCTCTCTGATCAGTATTGGGTACAAGCACAAGAATTGGGGTCCCAGTAGTCACTCCTGCagttaattataaaatcatttagaGTGCACACAAATGTGTTGAGAAGTAATTTCCTAGCTGAAAAGGAAACTAAAAAAGGAACCCTGAAAAAAGCACATTgaacaaaaattccaaaaagaTCTAACCTTCATGAACTCCAGAAAGTATTCGGCATGTGTCAGTTTCCTTCCTAGGAGTAGTAATCCGACTTTGACCTGGCCTCCTGACAACCCATAAAAAGTTCGCATCAAAACAAATCAGAAACCAGCAATAATAAAGGAAGCTTTCCGTGATTATCACAGGGAACACATTGTACTAATATCAACAATATAAACAGTCTACATCCATGGAAACTAACTGTGTCAGCATACAATGAGCCTGGATCAAAATACCTCAGAGACTTTAAGATGAAGATGAACATGAAAACATACTAGTAAAATAACATTCAATTGAACATGAAAATATACTAGTAAAATTAGATTCAATTGAACATGAAATGAGAAATATAAGTTCGCATCAAAACAAATCAGAAACCAGCAATAATAATGGAAGCTTTCCATGATTATCACAGGCAACACATTGTACTAATATCAACAATATAAACAGTCTACTTATCCATGGAAACTAACTGTGTCAGCATACAATGAGCCTGGATCAAAATACCTCAGAGACTTTAAGATGAAGATGAACATGAAAACATACTAGTAAAATAACATTCAATTGAACATGAAACTATACTAGTAAAATTAGATTCAATTGAACATGAAATGAGAAATATCAATCGTTACAAATTCAACAACGCAAGTTAGGAGAGTCTTCCAACTCCccaaaaaactttaaaatgagCATGACAAGGGCAAGCCCTGTATCAAGTACCTTCTGTCCAGGTCGCCCTGCAAATCAGCTTCAGAGAGGGGCATCCTAGGAGGACATCCATCGATTACAcaaccaacaccaccaccatgtGATTCTCCAAAAGTTGTTACACGGAAGAAATTTCCATAAGTATTGCCAGCTGCCTGCACCTCTGAAATTTAACagcaaaaaaattcagaattcgAAGTCCTAGCTTACTACAATCCCTTACATTATATAAACTCccatttattttaaaacttgCATTCGAAAAGTactaattttttcttctaatcCCGTTATCAATTGGACTGAGTGACAACAGGGGTACTTAGTTTTTACAACTTTTGACCGAAAACAAAGTTTTTACAAATTGGGTAGTGCTTGCAGAAGCTACTTAAAGTCGCCGCAATCCCAATGATTTAATAATCTTTTAAAAGAATGAACCATGCTTATTGCATAAAAGAAATTCACTGGAAAGTACAGGGATTTATAACCTTAAGTAGACAATTAATTCAAGAGCTACATTGCACATAACAAACTTCTCATACATTGGACAGAGGAAGCAAATAGTAGACTTGACCACTTAACACACAGCATATACAGCCTTCAATGATGTAGCTAAACAATTTTAAGCAATTGAACATAAGCAGACATATGGAACTTGTACAGTGATTTGTATTAAGCAAAAGCAAATGATTTGAAcaatcagagagagagacttacGGAGCTTCCTGAGAGTACGAGGGCGGATCAAAAACTGTACTGAGGGGGACGATAGATTTCGAAGATCCGAGGAGATAGAGCACAACCCAGAAAGCCCATCGGTCCTTGAAGCTCCGAGAAATGGTTTGGATGTGAGAGACGAAGCCATCTCAATTGAACTCACTGAGCCCTCAGCCACCAACCACAACACCCAGGAAgaagggaaagaagaaaacgatggaagctttgaagaaactaaagaaaaaaagtgggTGCTTTGGATTTGGTTCGAGTAAATAATAAGGTGGTCGAATTTAGATGCAATAGAAGTTAGAACCCACCAACTCACTTCACCTACCCACCACTGCCACCACCACACCTTCGAGCtttcaatttatttgtttttctttgtttggtgGCTTGCTACTCATAGCCAATCGTACTAGTAGCGAGTGCGGGTAGGGAGACTGGGAGATACAAATTAGATTAGAAGAGAATtgtaaaacatttaaaataataaaatatttaaaataaaaaataaaaaatgggtattatttttttaaggacacaattatacttttttttaaaaaaaaaaacttaaattgaattattaatatttaaagataaaaaaatttatatttataaaaaaatttaaataaataaaaatcccaaTTGGCACATAATGGGCTAGAAGTAAATTAAATGGATTTTGCTAAAACACAGTAGCCTATTTGTTGAGTGGACGATTCTTTATTGTTGATGCATTGTAGTCGGGAATTGTCTTGCTCAAAATgttttagaaataaaataaggtGATATGTTCAAGTTATTTTAACAAATATATCAACGTGGCTTTGAAGCCAGAACTATAgagtaaaaatatttaaaagcatcTATCAAGTAAATTCTGAAGCAATTGATTATTGTTATATCAAGAAAATCATGAAAAACATGGAGTGGTGCTGCCTAATTGAAGAGTGACATTTCTATGTAGTGGCCATCAGGGTCTCCTCGTGTTTTGAGTGAAAATCATGAAAAACATGGGGTGTGCTGCCTTGCACGCGTATTCTTTATTAACTCAACTCAATTGTGTTTTCCTATTTCTGAACTCATTTTAATACAAATTCAGCCTACAGACAGACACATCACATCCCTCTATGTATGTCAtgagtttcatttttttaatatcataTATATTGCTCATGGTGTTTTTTTGGGGACCGTTCACGTGGACAATTGCTAAGCATTGATCGTTGAGAACTTCCCATGCATTAATGGTTGATAATCACCTACTCATATTTGAAAGACTGATCTAAGCATTCcttgaataatatataaacTAAAACTAGTCACATAATTATAAAGATTGACACAAAATACTCATTACTCAAAATATCTCTCAGAGGCCTTTTgtcttttctatttgtttatttttatattttttgcttcattatttatcttcttttgtCTGGTACCTGGGCTGGTTGACAAAGTAGGTGGTGGTCAGGGTGAAATGTGAGGTGTGGTTAGGCAAATCAGACATTCCTCTCGTATGTTTTGACTTCGCAATGGAGTTGCATAAAGATTATTATCAGTACCAGTCTGTCGACAAGTCAAATTGGAATGAGATTATAATTAAGAAACAtccttttattgttttcacaaatgaaTCATGAATTCAATGGTAACTAAAACCAAAGCTATATATATTGCCTGCTGTTTTCCACAGGGCCTGTATGAGTTTCTTCTTTGACACTACAAATAATCATCACATGGGgaaaaaatgtgaaaagaGAGTGCAAAATATGTCAATCCCTTCCTACAGAAACTCCATGACAGCTTTTGCTGGAGCCTGTGTTTTCAAAACCATTTCGTCGTACTCATCTTCAGGATTTGATAAAGCAATAATGGCTCCTCCTGCTCCTATTGAAGCTTCACCCTCATGTATAACAACAGTTCTAATAACTATATTCAGATCAAACGTCTGGTTGTATGAGAAGAACCCAATGGAGCCGGAGTAAATTCCTCGTGAACTGTTTTCAATTGAATCAAGAAGTTCCATTGATCTCAGTTTCGGTGCACCTGTCATTGAACCACCTGGAAATGCTGCTCTCACACAGTCAACTGCAGTTACATCCGACCGCTTCTTCCCACGAATTGTGCTCACCATAGTATGGACAGTAGCATATGATTCCACATCCATAAGATGGGGCACATGAACAGAGCCAGGCTCACATACACGACCAAGGTCGTTTCTTAGAAGATCAACAATCATAAGATTTTCAGCTTGATCCTTTTCACTGTAGAGAGATAGCAGAGTGCTCAAAGTCAGAATAAATTTAGCCAATACAAGAAAACTAAGATCCTGATAACAGCTCTTTCACTTGACCAAATTGTCATTTATAGTAACATGATTACATCAGAGGGAAAAATATACTATAATGGTTTTAATCTCCTGTAAAAAACGAGGGGAGATTCATTTTACCTGTATTGTAGCTGTAGTTTGTGTTGTTCATCTTCCTCCAGTGTTGCACCACGAGCTACAGTACCCTTAATGGGCTTTGCTTCCAGTATACCATTTCTATCCAACCGTAGAAACCGCTCTGGTGAAGAACAGCAGATGCATAGGTTTTCCTTTGTAAAATTAAGCCAGGCAGCATATGGTGCTGGGTTTTTCTCTCTAAGGTGAAGGTAAAGTCCCAATGAGTCCATTTCCCCGATTCTTTTTCTCATCTGAGTCGTGAGACATAATTCATAGCTTTCACCATCTTTAATGTATTCCATACACTTGTCAACATCTTTTATATACTCCTCCCTTGATTTATCAGCAAGGAAACTTGCTTGACATTGCGAAGATGTTAAAGCCTGTAAATTTGGCTCCTCTCCCTCCTTAGTAGCAGAAGTTTTTAAGCTGAGAAGCTTCTGTTCTGTATCATCCAACCATGGTGTCTTACTAGTGCATCCTTCGTTTATAGACAGTACATAAACATCGTTGGAGCAGTGATCAATAACTACAAGATTATCAGCAAAGAAAAAGCAAGCATCTGGAGTCCCGGATTTGTGGCGATTAGATAATGCTCCACATTCAACTTTAAGGCTATATCTGCATTACATGAAATCAGTGAACGCTCAGCTAACTTAAGACACATATAAGAAGAAGAACTATTTTTGGCTAGTGACAGACATTCAATCCAAGcatataaatatgaaaaagcaGAACCCAAAGGGAGAGAGATGATGACTTCTTATGACGGAACAGCAATCAGGAATCAGGATAGCTAAAAAGTAAAGAGACGTCTACTATTCAACTGATTATCTTCAGAGTCAATCAATCCATATTGGGATGACAGTCCTTCATTATCTTCAGGGTCAAGTATCCCATATTGGGAGATGACAGTCCTTTACTACTGAAGCATCAGCtccaacttttctttttaaatttttgacAGAGTATAAAACTTCTTTAGGGAATGATCCACGCTCTATGCCTTAATGAAACATTGGTAGAGTTTGACGGCACCAATCATGCTTTTACAAGAGACCAACTTTCTGAGAAACTGATTTTCCACAAGCTAAATTAACAAAACTGAATCCATACACTGAGGAGTAGTGGGTAAGAAGGAAAAGATTGTCCAAGAATGTTacattcaaataaacttaacTGCATACCCCATGTAGCCAATATATCCACCATGAAAGTCAAATGGAAGTCCTTCATAATCCTTTTCATCATAACAAAATGACAGGAGCTCCTGAAACACAGATCAAGCAGCAAATATCACTTCAAGCTGGGAGACTGAACATAATAATATAATCACAAACATAATTATTTCCAAATGAACAGAAGAAAGTTCATTCTGACATAAGTTTATGGCCATAGAGATGATCTCTACATTAAGTATAACACATGTAAAAACATAGAAGCCCAAATATATCAAgaacagaaataaaaggagataAGGGCATTTGAGAAGCTATCGTCACACACACAAGAAGATTACAACACAACCTGTAATTTCACTAATACCTTTTTCAAAAAGTCAAGAAAACCTTCTTCCAAAATGGTGCTTTTGGTAGAGTCTTGAGCATCCTCAACAGATAGAAAACCTCTGCCTTTCAAAGTCATATCACTGAAAAACGCAGTATATATAACTTAGAAATACTCACAAAAGCTTTattctaaaaaattatgattaGTTTTATATGAAAACATTATGAATGACAAGGTATTTATGTGATGATACTTATACTTGAAGCCTCGGTTAAACAAATATTCATACAAAACTACAAAATTGATGCTAAAATTTTCCCAAATCACTGTTCAGTCAAACCTTCTATCAGACAATTTAAAGGTCAATTGCTTCCAAAGAGTTCCACCTTTTCCTCCCATAAATGAAAAGCGTGCTCTTCTCTGAACattcaagaaaacaaagaaaataagcCCCATAAAAGTAAAGACTATGATAATGCCAAATATTTCAACTAAAACCTTCACCAAGAACTATGAGAGAAGGAAAACTCATGCTAAGAGTTGTAACTAGCAATCAGAAGCAAGTGAAACTTACCAAACAACTTATAAAACTAGATGGGGAAAAATTATCAATCTTAAGATGGGCATACGCATGgcaattaaaatgtaaaatccAACGCCACACAAGAAAGTAGAAGAAGTAATATTGAGTTGTTTAATTGGAAAGAGAAATCACTGAACAATCAACAGACCTTTTCTATTGATGAACTGTCCAACCAAAAGGTGTTTTCAGCTTTATGATGTCCATAaagttcacaaaatatattttttgctCCACCAACCTGACCAGCCAAGTTCTTAAATCTCTTCCATTTGAGCTTCAGATATTTTACATCATTGCTTGGATGCAAAAGGTTAACCATATCAACCATACCAGAACAATTTCTGTTACCTTCGCTGTTCTCTAATAAGTTACTTCTTGAAGCCTTCCTATATAGTTGACCATCTGCATTATTTACCAGTTGCCTATGTCTAGGAACTTCTGTGAACAGTCGACTAACATGGGGAATCTGCACGCATGCTAAAAGAGGTTTATTGGTCAGTTGAAATTAGAGGCAGTTTAttctaagaaaataataatagttgtaaaatatatagaactacaaggaagaagaagaaggatgaACAGATAATTCTAGAAAAGAGCCCCAGTTTACCTGTATAATCAAAATTCCGTTCTTGGAGGAATGATGCCCTCGAACTCAGCCAGTACTCCTCTGTGATCTCCCTGAAATTCTTGAATATCTGCCTTCCATGACAGGTTGCAATACTCTCTGGATGGAACTGTAAGGCTCAACACATAAAGTCAAGAGGGTATTGCACCGAAAACCAGAGCCCAACAATCACAAATGCAAAGAACAAGCAACACACCTGCAAACCATAATGAGGCCTGGTAGAATGCATAATGCCCATGAGAACCTTTTCGCTCTGCAGTTTGCCAGAATGGCTGAACGGCGAATAACTTccatttttcacttttcttgAAAAAGATCCAGCAGCAAACTCTGAGGGAACATCACACTTGTGGGTTTCAATAAAAGAAAGTGCATCCACGGAGGAAGTCCATGCTATAGGAATAAGTTCATCTGGGAGTGATTCAACATCTACAACAAGTGAATGGTACCGTACCACCTGCAATTAGGTATAGTCCATAGTTAAGAATAACTATCAGAATCACCGTAAAGGTCCATGGTAGCTGCAGCATGCACTTGCTGCAAAACCAAATCAATACAATAAAGTTCCAAGAAATCATCTTTGACCTTCtgcaattttaaattttttctttttcttttttgtggcAAGTGTAGATATactatttgaaatttcaagaaTGAATGACTTCAGTTCTACATAAAAAGATCAGATCTTGCAATTATGTGACTTAGATAATAGTAATCATTATTCAATTAAATGATTGCAATCTCAAGTTCGCATGAAAATTATAATCTTAATAAAGTTTAAAAATTATTGCCCATTTACAAGTTAATTACCATCACATTTTCGTCCCACAAGTAAAGTTTTTACTGTCATAATATACAGACTAGAATCATCTACATGAAAAGCCAGAATTCTCGATCGCCTATTGTTTAGAAGCAAACTGAAAGTGAACTAGACACTGGcaatgttcttttatttttattttttctaggATGTGAGTAACTTTAGCAAGATATGAAAATTCAGAGAAACTGAGCAGTGTCATAGAGATTCCTTGATATATTTGACATCTTCCAAGGATAACCCTTCCATGGTATGGTAAAACGAATTACAAAGGTTGCAATAAACCAAAGAGATTTCAGTATAAGACaaataattttcttattattcTTTGTTACAAGCAttaatttcaacttcaaactTTAAGAGAAGACTGACCTTGAATCCTGAGTTGTGGCCAGAAGGGATGTCATTGAAAAGTCTGCACCCATTGTGCTCAATTTCGCTGTATTGAGGAAAAAAGGAGAGTATAAAGTTAATAGAAGGAGAACTTATGGGGAAACCAAACAATCACAATAGCAAAGCTTCAATCCAAAATCTTTTTAATTGTAAAGCATATCTCacattaataattaaaaaattagtaGAGAAAATAAACACCCATGAAAACCAAATCTTGTTATAA
The Prunus dulcis chromosome 2, ALMONDv2, whole genome shotgun sequence DNA segment above includes these coding regions:
- the LOC117619518 gene encoding chorismate synthase, chloroplastic isoform X1, with the translated sequence MASSLTSKPFLGASRTDGLSGLCSISSDLRNLSSPSVQFLIRPRTLRKLQVQAAGNTYGNFFRVTTFGESHGGGVGCVIDGCPPRMPLSEADLQGDLDRRRPGQSRITTPRKETDTCRILSGVHEGVTTGTPILVLVPNTDQRGRDYDEMSIAYRPSHADRTYDLKYGVRSVQGGGRSSARETIGRVAAGAVAKKILKAFSGTEVLAYVSQVHKVVLPEESVNHYTLALDQVESNIVRCPDAEYAEKMIAAIDAVRVKGESIGGVVTCIVRNCPPGLGSPVFDKLEAEFAKAVLSLPATKGFEFGSGFAGTFLTGSEHNDEFYLDEQGKIRTKTNRSGGTQGGISNGEIINMRIAFKPTATISKKQNTVTRDKHEIELIARGRHDPCVVPRAVPMVEATIALALVDQLMAHYAQCHMFPINPELQEPLRITEVEAAEEAALHS
- the LOC117618573 gene encoding aminodeoxychorismate synthase, chloroplastic isoform X4, yielding MGVLLDCWDIPILGVCLGHQALAYVHGAKVVHASEPVHGRLSEIEHNGCRLFNDIPSGHNSGFKVVRYHSLVVDVESLPDELIPIAWTSSVDALSFIETHKCDVPSEFAAGSFSRKVKNGSYSPFSHSGKLQSEKVLMGIMHSTRPHYGLQFHPESIATCHGRQIFKNFREITEEYWLSSRASFLQERNFDYTACVQIPHVSRLFTEVPRHRQLVNNADGQLYRKASRSNLLENSEGNRNCSGMVDMVNLLHPSNDVKYLKLKWKRFKNLAGQVGGAKNIFCELYGHHKAENTFWLDSSSIEKRRARFSFMGGKGGTLWKQLTFKLSDRSDMTLKGRGFLSVEDAQDSTKSTILEEGFLDFLKKELLSFCYDEKDYEGLPFDFHGGYIGYMGYSLKVECGALSNRHKSGTPDACFFFADNLVVIDHCSNDVYVLSINEGCTSKTPWLDDTEQKLLSLKTSATKEGEEPNLQALTSSQCQASFLADKSREEYIKDVDKCMEYIKDGESYELCLTTQMRKRIGEMDSLGLYLHLREKNPAPYAAWLNFTKENLCICCSSPERFLRLDRNGILEAKPIKGTVARGATLEEDEQHKLQLQYSEKDQAENLMIVDLLRNDLGRVCEPGSVHVPHLMDVESYATVHTMVSTIRGKKRSDVTAVDCVRAAFPGGSMTGAPKLRSMELLDSIENSSRGIYSGSIGFFSYNQTFDLNIVIRTVVIHEGEASIGAGGAIIALSNPEDEYDEMVLKTQAPAKAVMEFL
- the LOC117619518 gene encoding chorismate synthase, chloroplastic isoform X2 yields the protein MASSLTSKPFLGASRTDGLSGLCSISSDLRNLSSPSVQFLIRPRTLRKLQVQAAGNTYGNFFRVTTFGESHGGGVGCVIDGCPPRMPLSEADLQGDLDRRRPGQSRITTPRKETDTCRILSGVHEGVTTGTPILVLVPNTDQRGRDYDEMSIAYRPSHADRTYDLKYGVRSVQGGGRSSARETIGRVAAGAVAKKILKAFSGTEVLAYVSQVHKVVLPEESVNHYTLALDQVESNIVRCPDAEYAEKMIAAIDAVRVKGESIGGVVTCIVRNCPPGLGSPVFDKLEAEFAKAVLSLPATKGFEFGSGFAGTFLTGSEHNDEFYLDEQGKIRTKTNRSGGTQKKQNTVTRDKHEIELIARGRHDPCVVPRAVPMVEATIALALVDQLMAHYAQCHMFPINPELQEPLRITEVEAAEEAALHS
- the LOC117618573 gene encoding aminodeoxychorismate synthase, chloroplastic isoform X1, whose amino-acid sequence is MNFALCSSSSELRYPFVEGLPCTNKNMLESELHVKVGNFNNKDKNRASNHDARRLVMSSNLMPQPLKGSYVGKKHLQEPGQKLEFVRTLLIDNYDSYTYNIYQELSVINGLPPVVVRNDELTWKDICYYLYEENAFDNVVISPGPGSPTCPADIGICLQVLLDCWDIPILGVCLGHQALAYVHGAKVVHASEPVHGRLSEIEHNGCRLFNDIPSGHNSGFKVVRYHSLVVDVESLPDELIPIAWTSSVDALSFIETHKCDVPSEFAAGSFSRKVKNGSYSPFSHSGKLQSEKVLMGIMHSTRPHYGLQFHPESIATCHGRQIFKNFREITEEYWLSSRASFLQERNFDYTACVQIPHVSRLFTEVPRHRQLVNNADGQLYRKASRSNLLENSEGNRNCSGMVDMVNLLHPSNDVKYLKLKWKRFKNLAGQVGGAKNIFCELYGHHKAENTFWLDSSSIEKRRARFSFMGGKGGTLWKQLTFKLSDRSDMTLKGRGFLSVEDAQDSTKSTILEEGFLDFLKKELLSFCYDEKDYEGLPFDFHGGYIGYMGYSLKVECGALSNRHKSGTPDACFFFADNLVVIDHCSNDVYVLSINEGCTSKTPWLDDTEQKLLSLKTSATKEGEEPNLQALTSSQCQASFLADKSREEYIKDVDKCMEYIKDGESYELCLTTQMRKRIGEMDSLGLYLHLREKNPAPYAAWLNFTKENLCICCSSPERFLRLDRNGILEAKPIKGTVARGATLEEDEQHKLQLQYSEKDQAENLMIVDLLRNDLGRVCEPGSVHVPHLMDVESYATVHTMVSTIRGKKRSDVTAVDCVRAAFPGGSMTGAPKLRSMELLDSIENSSRGIYSGSIGFFSYNQTFDLNIVIRTVVIHEGEASIGAGGAIIALSNPEDEYDEMVLKTQAPAKAVMEFL
- the LOC117618573 gene encoding aminodeoxychorismate synthase, chloroplastic isoform X2, which encodes MLESELHVKVGNFNNKDKNRASNHDARRLVMSSNLMPQPLKGSYVGKKHLQEPGQKLEFVRTLLIDNYDSYTYNIYQELSVINGLPPVVVRNDELTWKDICYYLYEENAFDNVVISPGPGSPTCPADIGICLQVLLDCWDIPILGVCLGHQALAYVHGAKVVHASEPVHGRLSEIEHNGCRLFNDIPSGHNSGFKVVRYHSLVVDVESLPDELIPIAWTSSVDALSFIETHKCDVPSEFAAGSFSRKVKNGSYSPFSHSGKLQSEKVLMGIMHSTRPHYGLQFHPESIATCHGRQIFKNFREITEEYWLSSRASFLQERNFDYTACVQIPHVSRLFTEVPRHRQLVNNADGQLYRKASRSNLLENSEGNRNCSGMVDMVNLLHPSNDVKYLKLKWKRFKNLAGQVGGAKNIFCELYGHHKAENTFWLDSSSIEKRRARFSFMGGKGGTLWKQLTFKLSDRSDMTLKGRGFLSVEDAQDSTKSTILEEGFLDFLKKELLSFCYDEKDYEGLPFDFHGGYIGYMGYSLKVECGALSNRHKSGTPDACFFFADNLVVIDHCSNDVYVLSINEGCTSKTPWLDDTEQKLLSLKTSATKEGEEPNLQALTSSQCQASFLADKSREEYIKDVDKCMEYIKDGESYELCLTTQMRKRIGEMDSLGLYLHLREKNPAPYAAWLNFTKENLCICCSSPERFLRLDRNGILEAKPIKGTVARGATLEEDEQHKLQLQYSEKDQAENLMIVDLLRNDLGRVCEPGSVHVPHLMDVESYATVHTMVSTIRGKKRSDVTAVDCVRAAFPGGSMTGAPKLRSMELLDSIENSSRGIYSGSIGFFSYNQTFDLNIVIRTVVIHEGEASIGAGGAIIALSNPEDEYDEMVLKTQAPAKAVMEFL
- the LOC117618573 gene encoding aminodeoxychorismate synthase, chloroplastic isoform X3, which translates into the protein MGKFLPWLDKVVLLDCWDIPILGVCLGHQALAYVHGAKVVHASEPVHGRLSEIEHNGCRLFNDIPSGHNSGFKVVRYHSLVVDVESLPDELIPIAWTSSVDALSFIETHKCDVPSEFAAGSFSRKVKNGSYSPFSHSGKLQSEKVLMGIMHSTRPHYGLQFHPESIATCHGRQIFKNFREITEEYWLSSRASFLQERNFDYTACVQIPHVSRLFTEVPRHRQLVNNADGQLYRKASRSNLLENSEGNRNCSGMVDMVNLLHPSNDVKYLKLKWKRFKNLAGQVGGAKNIFCELYGHHKAENTFWLDSSSIEKRRARFSFMGGKGGTLWKQLTFKLSDRSDMTLKGRGFLSVEDAQDSTKSTILEEGFLDFLKKELLSFCYDEKDYEGLPFDFHGGYIGYMGYSLKVECGALSNRHKSGTPDACFFFADNLVVIDHCSNDVYVLSINEGCTSKTPWLDDTEQKLLSLKTSATKEGEEPNLQALTSSQCQASFLADKSREEYIKDVDKCMEYIKDGESYELCLTTQMRKRIGEMDSLGLYLHLREKNPAPYAAWLNFTKENLCICCSSPERFLRLDRNGILEAKPIKGTVARGATLEEDEQHKLQLQYSEKDQAENLMIVDLLRNDLGRVCEPGSVHVPHLMDVESYATVHTMVSTIRGKKRSDVTAVDCVRAAFPGGSMTGAPKLRSMELLDSIENSSRGIYSGSIGFFSYNQTFDLNIVIRTVVIHEGEASIGAGGAIIALSNPEDEYDEMVLKTQAPAKAVMEFL